From one Melospiza melodia melodia isolate bMelMel2 chromosome 6, bMelMel2.pri, whole genome shotgun sequence genomic stretch:
- the MLH3 gene encoding DNA mismatch repair protein Mlh3 isoform X3 yields MIKRLVEDVRARLRSGVTVNSLGQCVEELVLNSIDAKATCVAIRVDLEAFKIQVVDNGSGIGKEDLKAVGKRYFTSKCSSVRDLENLTFYGFRGEALASIANMASVVEISSKTSRTAKTFLKLFHNGQALEVCEAELNRPSGGTTVTVCNLFHQVPVRRKCMDPVLEIERVRQKVEAVSLMHPSVSLSLRNDVSCSMVLQLPKTRDVYSRFCQIYGLGRSQKLREINHKSGGFEINGFISTEGHYNKNMQFLYVNRRLVLKTRLHKLIDFLLRKESLICKAKSVPASRQANSSPGRHRCGPELYGIFILNVTCAYSDYDVCLEPAKTLIEFQNWDVLLTCIEEGVKKFLKREHLFIEPCSEDIREFNEHNDFCLHNAPVLKPSILDEKSIQENFKKTCNEIVDSYEICSLQSKDVKRKSITGKKSSSLIESSKNVQETKNAPVQNTAESSDPCRNNKAEIPLPSKDDTVSDLIKSNTSEQKPKYTSGSQKVSDTRLKPSEHLCSSFSGGARSEIREIDGCGDLEDCAENNIKDVGSQQGQVMQESNKVLVLNKDVIQSLLEREDPTETAVGPETVSRSSLITLCNARRNRGAAEVIDDARRGAVSSIPLKSRLTDLIKSVVQNESPHDCEQTETNLASNSQCRPARVSAKDIFDHKVNVVIQSSNAKGISSDANKEYTASLTREVCKTDGHENKALSHRVREETALPAATNKRPYETSNSAELPLATSSGIPRKRIVIKNTRRQIAVPRSQPSKKLSLSTQLGSLEKFRRYYGKVKSTLPTPTSEQNECGLPVLNSETNSDFSKDGNGNHDNFGSCETPPAAEDKDSNNISQGFGSLEKTLFCSGEMSQDKRALCQSPLTLSDYSLVSNKTTSCRRSPGSLSSKLSRMKTDHKEVEQLGEQFQTDSNRKDVHSFDCESSNNDFLYNVCQTYKSSVEKMRECKSSISKEAVCSQSDGVIAESVKSPVSSSPLSSIEGEYTVSSVLASPAKNDCTDIICKVKSTLGESSEQNMKDTEVPHVTLQRHLFSDDNMSTGNLRNDSVWLQDFDALSGKTVYINKATGLSTYGTPPCEGFQTACIQDITTMAVNVVSENGFQFRCHPFRSEIVLPFLPRPQKEKTQTSQNLRDAEGESLQSLLLEWDNPVFVPCPEIAVDVTSGQADSLAVKIHNILYPYRFTKDMVHSMQVLQQVDNKFIACLINTRNGMEKKADGNLLILVDQHAAHERIRLEQLIADSYEKEAAACGKKKILSSSISPPLEIEVTEEQRRFLRISQATFIWRLIIVLFSLLI; encoded by the exons ATGATCAAACGTTTGGTGGAAGATGTGCGAGCCAGGCTGCGTTCTGGGGTCACTGTCAACTCACTCGGGCAGTGTGTTGAGGAGCTTGTCCTCAATAGCATCGATGCCAAAGCAACATGTGTAGCTATCAGGGTGGATTTGGAAGCTTTTAAGATCCAGGTGGTGGACAATGGCTCTGGGATTGGGAAGGAGGACCTAAAGGCTGTTGGAAAGCGCTACTTCACCAGCAAGTGCAGCTCAGTGAGAGACTTGGAGAACCTGACTTTCTATGGCTTCAGAGGAGAGGCTTTGGCAAGTATAGCCAACATGGCCAGTGTAGTGGAAATCTCATCTAAGACCAGCAGGACAGCAAAAACATTCTTGAAGCTGTTTCACAATGGGCAAGCACTGGAAGTGTGTGAAGCTGAGTTGAACAGACCAAGTGGTGGAACTACAGTCACCGTGTGCAATCTGTTCCATCAGGTGCCGGTGAGGAGAAAGTGTATGGATCCTGTGCTGGAAATTGAGAGAGTGAGACAGAAGGTAGAGGCTGTTTCGCTAATGCATCcttctgtttctctttccttAAGAAACGATGTTTCTTGTTCCATGGTGCTTCAGCTCCCTAAGACAAGAGATGTGTACTCTCGTTTTTGTCAAATTTATGGACTGGGCAGATCCCAGAAGTTACGAGAAATAAATCACAAGTCTGGGGGATTTGAGATAAATGGTTTTATCAGTACTGAGGGACATTACAATAAGAATATGCAGTTCTTGTATGTGAATAGGAGGCTGGTTTTAAAGACAAGACTACATAAACTAATTGATTTTTTATTAAGAAAAGAAAGCCTAATTTGCAAGGCAAAGAGTGTCCCTGCAAGCCGACAGGCTAATTCAAGTCCTGGTCGCCATCGCTGTGGGCCAGAGTTGTATGGGATCTTTATTCTCAATGTAACCTGTGCATACAGTGACTATGATGTGTGCCTGGAGCCTGCAAAGACTCTGATTGAGTTCCAGAACTGGGATGTTCTTCTAACTTGCATAGAGGAAGGAGTGAAAAAATTTTTGAAACGAGAGCATTTATTTATTGAACCTTGTAGTGAGGACATCAGAGAATTTAATGAACACAATGACTTTTGTTTACATAATGCTCCAGTTCTGAAGCCTTCAATTCTTGATGAGAAGAGCATCCAGGAAAATTTTAAGAAAACATGTAATGAAATTGTGGATTCTTATGAAATATGTAGCTTGCAATCAAAAGATGTCAAGAGGAAATCTATTACTGGGAAAAAAAGTTCAAGTCTTATAGAGTCAAGTAAAAATGTACAGGAAACTAAAAATGCCCCAGTTCAGAACACTGCTGAATCATCTGATCCATGTAGAAACAATAAAGCAGAGATTCCATTGCCAAGCAAAGATGACACAGTTTCTGATTTAATTAAATCAAATACCTCAGAACAGAAGCCAAAATACACTAGCGGTTCCCAAAAAGTATCTGATACTCGTCTGAAACCTTCAGAACATCTTTGTTCCTCTTTCAGTGGAGGAGCCAGATCAGAAATAAGGGAAATAGATGGTTGTGGTGACCTAGAGGATTGTGCAGAGAATAATATAAAAGATGTGGGCAGCCAGCAAGGTCAGGTAATGCAGGAAAGCAATAAGGTTCTTGTCTTAAATAAGGATGTTATTCAATCACTGCTTGAGAGAGAAGACCCCACTGAAACAGCAGTGGGACCTGAAACTGTCTCTAGAAGTTCATTAATAACACTGTGTAATGCAAGAAGAAACAGGGGAGCAGCTGAAGTGATAGATGATGCCAGAAGAGGGGCTGTTAGTTCAATACCATTAAAGTCGCGCCTTACAGACCTTATAAAAAGTGTTGTGCAAAATGAGTCCCCACATGACTGTGAACAGACAGAAACAAATCTTGCATCAAACTCACAGTGTAGGCCTGCCCGTGTCAGTGCCAAGGATATTTTTGACCATAAAGTAAATGTTGTGATTCAGTCTTCAAATGCTAAGGGTATTTCCAGTGATGCTAATAAAGAATATACAGCTTCTCTTACCAGAGAAGTATGCAAGACTGATGGTCATGAGAACAAAGCTTTGTCACATCGGGTGAGGGaggagacagctctgcctgctgctaCCAATAAACGACCTTATGAAACATCGAACAGTGCGGAATTGCCACTGGCAACTTCTTCAGGTATTCCTCGCAAGAGAATTGTTATCAAAAACACTAGAAGGCAGATAGCTGTGCCAAGATCGCAGCCCTCTAAGAAGCTGAGCTTGTCCACACAGCTGGGATCATTAGAGAAGTTCAGGAGATATTATGGGAAAGTTAAGTCTACACTACCAACACCCACATCAGAGCAAAATGAATGTGGTCTCCCAGTTCTTAATTCAGAAACTAACTCTGACTTTTCAAAGGATGGGAATGGCAATCATGATAACTTTGGCAGTTGTGAAACTCCACCTGCAGCAGAAGATAAAGATTCTAATAATATTAGCCAAGGTTTTGGTTCCTTGGAAAAGACTTTATTTTGCAGTGGAGAAATGTCACAGGACAAACGAGCCCTTTGTCAGAGTCCTTTGACATTGTCTGATTACTCTCTGGTTAGTAACAAAACCACAAGTTGTAGAAGATCTCCAGGATCGTTATCATCCAAACTATCCAGAATGAAAACGGATCACAAAGAAGTAGAACAACTTGGTGAACAGTTCCAAACAGACTCAAATAGAAAAGATGTCCATTCTTTTGATTGTGAATCCTCAAATAATGATTTTTTGTATAATGTTTGTCAAACATACAAATCCTCAGTGGAAAAAATGAGGGAGTGTAAGTCCAGCATTTCTAAGGAGGCTGTGTGCTCGCAATCAGATGGTGTGATAGCAGAGTCTGTGAAGAGTCCTGTCAGCTCATCACCACTCAGCAGTATAGAAGGAGAGTACACAGTCTCTTCAGTTTTAGCATCACCTGCTAAAAATGATTGTACTGACATCATCTGTAAAGTCAAAAGTACATTAGGTGAATCCTCAGAACAAAATATGAAAGATACTGAGGTTCCCCATGTGACCTTGCAAAGGCACTTGTTCTCTGATGACAACATGAGCACAGGCAATCTGAGGAATGATTCTGTCTGGCTCCAAGATTTCGATGCTTTATCGGGTaagacagtgtacatcaataaaGCAACTGGACTCAGCACCTATGGCACTCCTCCTTGTGAAGGATTTCAAACTGCCTGCATTCAAGATATAACAACAATGGCTGTGAATGTTGTTTCAGAAAATG GGTTTCAGTTCAGATGCCATCCCTTTAGAAGTGAGATTGTGCTTCCCTTCCTTCCTAGACCTCAGAAAGAGAAGACTCAGACAAGCCAGAATCTGAGAG ATGCTGAAGGGGAATCCCTCCAGTCATTGCTTTTGGAATGGGATAATCCTGTTTTTGTTCCCTGCCCAGAG ATTGCAGTTGATGTGACCAGTGGTCAGGCTGACAGTCTGGCTGTGAAAATTCACAATATCTTGTATCCTTATCGTTTCACCAAAGACATGGTTCATTCAATGCAG GTTCTTCAGCAAGTGGACAATAAATTTATCGCTTGTTTAATTAACACTAGGAATGGAATGGAAAAAAAGGCAG ATGGAAACCTCCTGATTTTGGTGGACCAACATGCAGCTCATGAACGGATCCGCTTGGAGCAGCTGATTGCAG ATTCCTATGAGAAGGAAGCTGCAGCATGTGGCAAGAAGAAAATACTGTCATCCTCCATCTCTCCCCCTTTGGAGATTGAAGTTACTGAAGAACAAAGAAGATTTCTACG aatttcACAAGCCACGTTCATATGGAGGCTAATAATTGTACTATTCTCATTATTGATTTAG